The following nucleotide sequence is from Drosophila kikkawai strain 14028-0561.14 chromosome 2L, DkikHiC1v2, whole genome shotgun sequence.
ATCAAGGTGAATATACCGGAGCCCATGTGGAAGGAGCGCAAGTGCCCGGCATGCTCCAAGCGCTTCATGTTTGAGGACTCGCAGCAGTCGCACCTGGACAACTGCGTGGAGTACCAGTTCGTAGCGTTTGTAACCGAGGTGACCAAGCTGCTGGATATTAGGCGGCAGAAGATGGTATCGCCCCACGAGTTCATCCGTCGGATGATTTTTTCCCTCCACAAGACCTGCACCTGGCTGCAGGAACATTCCGTAGACTCGCTTCTGGCCGAGAAGCTCAACCAGGTGAAGATCTCCAATGGCGAAAAGACAACTGAAGCTCCGGTGCCGACTGAGGTTCCTGCTCCGCTTCTGGCAGAGGATGAACCATTTGCAACCTTTGACTTCATCAGCGGCACAACGACACCGATTACGGAAGAGAACAATGTCCTGTATGCCATTGCTCGCTCCGAGAGCCGCAACTCGACATGTACGCCGACGGTAAAGAAGCCAATTCCCATACGTGGGACGGGAATGCCTCTGACAATGGGCCAGGGCCCAGGCGACAAACTCAAGGAACGGGCCACGTTTCTGGAAAAGCTGCAACGAGCGGCCGTCACACCCGGCTTAGATACCCCACCATGCCAGTCGGGCTTGGCTCCAATATTCTCTGCTCGATGCGGGCAGTGCAATTTAGTATTTGACTCGGTCTCCGAATTGGAGGTCCACAACGGAACGCATCACAATGGCCACTGTGGCAAGGAGATTACCGCTGACGCCGAGGCGCAGCGACGACACATAATTGCCCTTTTCGAAGACGACATCTGAATTATCCAAAGAactgtttttccttttttttaacttgtattatttatttattttatgtcttTATGTTTCCCACTTGGGATTACCTCCAACAAGGTCCTATCACATTCTCATGTAGTCGAAGCCAAGGGCTTTACTCGTTTATACAGACCAATAAAGAGATTCGCAAGACTTAACCTTAAATTTATGCGTATATTTCCAAGCGATCTAGGACCAGGTTGGAGTCACAGATGTTTAGCTCTAGGAAATTCCTGAGCAGCCGCATTAGGTCCTTGCTTAGCTGAGCTTCGCGAAGTGCAAAGAGCCGGTTAAGGACACTCACGAAATGCTCTGGATTTGCCAGGACTCCTAACAGTGTAGCGTCGCCCATGGCCGCCAGATTGCCCAGGACTCGCACTCCGTAGAACAGGCTCAGCTTGTCCGAAAAGGAGCTTAAGTCTTGACACAACAGGCTGGCTCCGAAGAAATTCACTAGACCCTCAGCTTGCTGGACACCGAGGCCATGATCAGGCCGCACAACTTCCAGCTGGTGCACGATGTACATGAAGTACTCGCTGGCAGGATCCCCAAGACGCTTCTCGTGCAAGTGCTGTGTCAGGTATTTCCGCTCCTCGACGTTCACATGCTCCAGGGCGTGGGTGGCCACCATAAACAGGCAGATGCCGGCGTCCTCTTGGCATCCACTCGGTTCGCTGGCGGGCGTCGTGTACAGCTTCCACAATTTGGACACCAGCTGCATCTGGAGCAAGGTCTGGGCGGCCTTATTGCAGGTGGCAAGGATGTTGGCCAGTGTCCACAGACAGCTGTGCTTTAGCCGCTCCTCCTTTCCGTCCAAATAGGTGACCATGTAGCTGCCCGCCAGAGTCGCTATCTTCTCGGACACATGGGCCTCGCCCAGGGAAAGGTTGCACAGACACTCGACGGCATCGATCTGGCGCTGAATGTGAGGTCCTGTTAGGAGATTCCCATCATTTAACATAGTAAGATTCTCTCTGGGTCATATAGTTACCCGATAGCTCCTTGACCAGCACCTGTATGGCGCCAGGAATCGCTGCGAAGGCGTTGATATTCTCGTTCCCCTGAAGGAAGGCCAGGGCCAGGCGGTAAAGGTCCTCAGAGGTCGCATGCTTTCGACGCTTAATCCTAGAGGCCAGACCAAGCACATCTTTGATGCCCAGGTCCTCGAGTGTCGCCACCTCTTTCTTGATCTGTCCCAAGCCCAAACGGAGCGAGTCCTTTGCTTGGATTCGGCACTCCTGGCGCTGTTCGCGGGCGTACACGCGAATCTTGCTCCGAAGAGCAGAGTTTTCTGGTAGAGGAGCCGGTTCAGAGGACATTAAGGTATTTGGTGTGCTTTGTAAACGAggataaattttaaaatcaacaCTTGTTGAGTTGACTTTTAAAGAATAACTCGGTTCATGCGTTGAATTTCGTGAATTAAAAGAatcgtaaataaaataaagtgacACAAAAACAACTTAgaagaaaactatttaaaaatttaagttattttgagaacttttaataaacttgcattccaatatttcaatatcgcaaaatacttacctatattTCACTACTTCAATATCATGTATTTGTAGAATTCTTAAAGATGTTCGCATAAACCGTAGGCAAGACCAACATTTTGTAATGTCGTAAAACAAGGAAACAAACACACCCaagaaaatgtacatatatgtatgattGTTTGCAAAATTCACATAGAAAatgcttaaatattaaaaaaaacaacaatttaaaattgttaacaaacatctgttaaaaaatatcgcacaatacaaaaaatatcgTTACTAGCCAGTAAGATCGATGTATCGATATTCTTATTGCTGGTACTCCCAGCCCTAGTGGTGTTAGGCgaaaatttaacaattgaATTCCAAGTTAATTAACTTTGAGAGCAATTGCCGTGGTCAGCAGTGGTGCAGCAGGCGAGTGCAACACAATGCAGGTGTGAGCCGCTGGTCCGGCGCCGTCGCACAACAGCACGATGCACTTTTCCATACCGGACACGCAGGAGCTGGGCTCCTCGCCCACCTACACAGCATACAACATACACATCAACGGCGTCTACCACTGTCGATTGCGTTACAAGCAGCTCCACTCGCTCAACGAGCAGCTGCGCAGGCACTGCGGGGGCGTAAGTCTGCCGGCGTTTCCCCCGAAACGCCTTCTCCCGCTGACCAATGGCCAGCTGGAGACGCGACGTAGTGCTTTGGAACAGTACCTGCAGATGGTGGGCCAGGATGGCCGCATCGCCCGGTCCGCCCACATGCAGCAGTTCCTGCAGCGCGCTCAACTGGATACGGCGCTGGCCGAGGATATGGTAACTAGTGACTGTgaagagcagcagctggaggtGCAGGTGTACACGAGTCCGGCGAGTGAACGCCTTCTGGTCAGCTGCAGCGTGCAGCAGAACGCAGGGGCTCTGCTAAAAGCCGTCTGCCAGGAGCTCCAGCTGCCCGAGGATCTAACGCGCTTCTTCTGCTTGTTCCTCGTGCGTCGAATGCGAAAAACGGATGAGATGCACCTGGTGCGCCGACTCATGGACTTTGAGTCGCCGTACATAACGCGCCTGCACGTTCAGCCTTGCGATCTGCTGCTGCGTACCTGCTACTGGGACTCTGGACTGGACGCCAAATTGACTGGAAGCAAGGTGGCTCTCAACCTGCTGTACAACCAGACAGTGGCCGATGTTGGCCGCGAGTGGGTGGTTATCTGTTCGCCGGGCGTGGGCCGTCAGCTAGGCAGCCTACAGCAGCAGGGAAGATCTCGGGAGTACATGGATTTGGTGCGCCAGCTGCCTTCCTACGGGTGCCTGCAGTTCGATGAGGCAGAGGTAGACTACCCAGAGCCAAACACAATGGCGCTGGTTAGCATTGGCAACAAGGAGCTAA
It contains:
- the Snx17 gene encoding sorting nexin-17, encoding MHFSIPDTQELGSSPTYTAYNIHINGVYHCRLRYKQLHSLNEQLRRHCGGVSLPAFPPKRLLPLTNGQLETRRSALEQYLQMVGQDGRIARSAHMQQFLQRAQLDTALAEDMVTSDCEEQQLEVQVYTSPASERLLVSCSVQQNAGALLKAVCQELQLPEDLTRFFCLFLVRRMRKTDEMHLVRRLMDFESPYITRLHVQPCDLLLRTCYWDSGLDAKLTGSKVALNLLYNQTVADVGREWVVICSPGVGRQLGSLQQQGRSREYMDLVRQLPSYGCLQFDEAEVDYPEPNTMALVSIGNKELSLRTSRGAKIYETKFRVTRMRSWRVSVTHNPLEARLEPTHLQLAFEYLIAKQTLRWITITSGQAMLMSVCLQAMVDELLNRGGGGKADPNSDDEQDQPAVTSSSSTPSSTSSTSTWASSTCSASTAPSTPPVRFLSEDLVPRSKQQPRLTSRTFGAVFFRNDGADNGARVSNEAFEGIGDDDL
- the LOC108074598 gene encoding uncharacterized protein, producing MSSEPAPLPENSALRSKIRVYAREQRQECRIQAKDSLRLGLGQIKKEVATLEDLGIKDVLGLASRIKRRKHATSEDLYRLALAFLQGNENINAFAAIPGAIQVLVKELSGPHIQRQIDAVECLCNLSLGEAHVSEKIATLAGSYMVTYLDGKEERLKHSCLWTLANILATCNKAAQTLLQMQLVSKLWKLYTTPASEPSGCQEDAGICLFMVATHALEHVNVEERKYLTQHLHEKRLGDPASEYFMYIVHQLEVVRPDHGLGVQQAEGLVNFFGASLLCQDLSSFSDKLSLFYGVRVLGNLAAMGDATLLGVLANPEHFVSVLNRLFALREAQLSKDLMRLLRNFLELNICDSNLVLDRLEIYA
- the LOC108074597 gene encoding uncharacterized protein → MTTSGNICRVCSSPADYEIFAKIPTYLHGSTNEFLNWQKPISVLLEETTGLKNSTDDGLPRYICAPCISYLKHAVTFREQCIKNALSLKVAELYQQKAVNISDSNKVDKENALFTPADLRYVEQRPVHDLLLNNSRAKVQAPKDKVHKRLLNQTAPQLDGSSEQRIQYLNVLFDKHQQHNSFQRHSRDTELPTSSGNDGTNEDDEDYGAVSSSDDNEEAALLRKHKNCYNYSETNFEEDDPMDQDQVQLRDIKVNIPEPMWKERKCPACSKRFMFEDSQQSHLDNCVEYQFVAFVTEVTKLLDIRRQKMVSPHEFIRRMIFSLHKTCTWLQEHSVDSLLAEKLNQVKISNGEKTTEAPVPTEVPAPLLAEDEPFATFDFISGTTTPITEENNVLYAIARSESRNSTCTPTVKKPIPIRGTGMPLTMGQGPGDKLKERATFLEKLQRAAVTPGLDTPPCQSGLAPIFSARCGQCNLVFDSVSELEVHNGTHHNGHCGKEITADAEAQRRHIIALFEDDI